TTTACCCAGTTCATCAACCATGCGTCTTAGTACCTTCATAATCTGAACGGAGTGCTTCATATCTAGATTATTAAGTGGTTCATCTAACAAAATATAATCTGTGTCCTGTGCGATGACCATGGCGATATAAGCTCGTTGGTTCTGTCCCCCACTTAATTGATCTAAGTATTTATCCTGAATATCTTCAAGATTCATGTATTGAATGGCATCATTCACATACTTCCAATCTTCTGTGGTCAGCTTACCTTGCGAATATGGAAACCTCCCAAAGCACACTAGTTCCTTTATGGTCAATCGGATATTAATATGGTTCGACTGTTTCAGAATGGAAATTTGCTTAGCCAGATCATTACTCTTAACCTTGCTGATTTCCTGCCCCTCAATATATATCTCCCCTTGATCCTTGCTTATGAG
The nucleotide sequence above comes from Paenibacillus sp. IHBB 10380. Encoded proteins:
- a CDS encoding iron ABC transporter ATP-binding protein produces the protein MIEVRNVSKKYADKRVVDEVSLQINKGTITSFIGPNGAGKSTLLSMISRLISKDQGEIYIEGQEISKVKSNDLAKQISILKQSNHINIRLTIKELVCFGRFPYSQGKLTTEDWKYVNDAIQYMNLEDIQDKYLDQLSGGQNQRAYIAMVIAQDTDYILLDEPLNNLDMKHSVQIMKVLRRMVDELGKTVIIVIHDINFASVYSDYIVALKDGRIVKEGATNDIIDPTVLQDVYGMDIHIEKIKENKICVYFA